The following DNA comes from Candidatus Woesearchaeota archaeon.
AGATTTGTCAGGAGAAAAGGAATCCTATGTAGAGGAAGATGGCGAGAAAAAACAAATCTATGATATAAGCAGGATTCGGTACAGTAAAAATATTGGCGAAACAGGCGGCACTTCAGAAGGAAGCAGCGGCAGTGAAGAGGATGCCGGTGAAGCAGGCAGTTCAGAGCAGTTTACCGAAACACGGGGAATTAACGGCACTAAAACAGCTGCTTCCGCTATAAATAATGCCTTTGCTGATATCGGCAACTATACGGCAAAATATCTAATCGCGAACCTTCCTGATGGAAGGATAATAAAAAAGAAGCTGCTGAAGGACGAAATCAACTTCGTGGACACTAACAATACAGCCATACAGCTGCAGGTAATTGAAGACCCAAAATACAGGGAAGCGTTTGAAAAAACAGCTGTCAGGCAAATTTACAATATATCACACGAATGTGAAGAGACCTGTGTCTTGGACAGGCTTGAAAGAGAGGAATATGAATTCGTCTTCGAGATAGAGGAAGGCACAGCCATGAATGTGACCAGCATTGCATTTTCTTAATTTAAGCATTGATAATCGAAAGAAATATAAATGCCCTTTTCTGGGATTGACAATATGTTCAGGGTAAAGCCGCAAAAAGTGGTGCTGTTTGCATCCTTAGTTACTGCTGTCCTGCTGGTAGTGCTGCTCAATCTTGTCAAGGTTGGTGAAAACTCAATGACAGGAAATGTGGTATTCGATTCTGGCGGAGAGAAAGCAAGCCTGATAGTTGTTTTTGCGTTTATCGCGATAATAGCAGGCGGCCTTACTTTTATGACCATAGTGTATAAGCAGAACCATCGGTATTAGATATCTTCGAGGCTTAATCTCTGCTCCCTGCCTGAGACCATGTCTTTCACTGTAAGCTTTCCCGACATTAGCTCTTTTTCTCCTATAACGATAACCTTCCGCGCCTTGATCTTATCTGCATACTTAAACTGGTTTCCCAAGTTTCTTCCCATTAGGTCGACTTCAACACAATACCTGTTTCTTAGATTATCAGCTGCCTGTAATGCATATCCTGTCTCTTTCCCGGAAACAGGGGCAATGTAAAAGTCAACACCCTTTTCAGCTTTCGGGATAATGCCTTTGTCTTCCAATAAAAGAAGCAATGTAGCATATCCCAAGCCGAACCCTGTAGCAGGGGCTTTCTGGCCGCCAAACATCCCGACAAGGTTGTCGTATCTGCCGCCCCCTATAATAGCCCTGTATTTATTGCCCGTGTCAAAGACCTCAAAAACTGTTCCTGTATAATAAGCCAGGCCGCGTGCTGTAGAAAGGTCAAATCTTAGGAATTTCCTCTTATTGCCCAGCATACTCATGAGCCCCTTCATCTCATCCAGTGAATTCTTTATATCCTTATTTGCCGGCTTTATGTCTTCAATACCCTTATCAAGAAGCGAATTTATCTTATCATAAGCTATGGTTTCTTTTTTCAGCTCCCTGTTAAACTCCTCCCTGCCTATCTTTTCCCTCTTGTCTATCAGCCTTATCACATTCTCCAGCTTGGAAGCCGGAATGAACTGCAGCAGGATGGCCTGCAGCAGGCCTCTTGAATTCAGCTTGACATAGAAATCCTTTTCTGTAAGCCCAAGCGAGACAAGGCAATCAATAGCAAGTGATATGATCTCAGCGTCCGCATATATGCTGCCAGCACCAAACAGCTCCACGCTCATCTGATAGAACTCTCTTAACCTTCCTTTCTGCGGCTGCTCGTATCTCCACATCCTGCCTGTCGAAAACCATTTGACAGGCTTTGGGAGGGATTTCTGCCGGCTGATAAACATCCTCGCCATGGGAACTGTCAGGTCAAACCTTAATCCCAGGCTTTCCCTGCCTCTTTTCTCAAGAGTGAATATCTGCTCCTTTATCTCCTTTCCCTCTTTTCTGGTAAGCAAATCAAGGCTTTCAAAAGCAGGGCTGGAAACTTCCTTATAGCCGTATTTTCCGGCAATATTCCTAAGCAGATTAAAGATACTGTTCCTTATTTCCATTTCTTCTGGGAAAAAATCCTCAGTTCCTTTCGGCTTCTTCATAGGAAAAGCTTTTATCCGGAGTTATATAAAGTTTTTGCAGATTTATTGAAAATATTCCCAGTTTGATTCTTTTTTTCCTTATAATTTAATCTGATATGCCTGACTTTAAAATTGACTGGTGAAAATTATATTTTAATTCACTCATACTCTATAGTGCCGGGCGGCTTTTGGGTTATGTCGTACACTACCCTGTTCACGCCCCTGACTTCATTTACTATTCTGGAGGAAATTTTCTCGAGCAGGCTGGGAGGCAGCTTTGCCCAGTCTGCGGTCATGGCATCAATTGATGTAACAGCCCTTAAGCTGATAACATATTCATAGGTTCTTGCATCACCCATCACGCCGACAGCCTTTATAGGAAATAAAGCAGCCAAGGCCTGCCATACTTTGCCATAATAGCCGGATTTCCTGAGCTCTTCAATGAATATGTAATCAGCCTGCCTCAATATGCTGAGCCTTTCGGCAGTAATCTCCCCCAATACCCTTATGCCCAAGCCGGGGCCGGGAAAAGGATGCCTGTTAAGTATCTCATCAGGGATGTTAAGCTCTTTTCCTAATTTCCTCACACCATCTTTATACAGGTCCTTGAGGGGCTCTATTACCCTTAAGTGCATCTTGCGGGGAAGTGTAAGGTTATGGTGGGACTTTATCTTGGAAGCTTCTTTGGAGGGCTGTGCGCTCTCAATCCTGTCAGGATATATTGTGCCCTGCCCCAGGAAACTGATTTTTGGATGCTTCTCCTCAAGCTCCCTTGCTTTTTTCTCAAAAACCTCTATAAAGGTATGCCCGATAATCTTCCTTTTCTTCTCGGGATCGGTAATCCCTTTCAATTTTTTCAAAAAAATCGCGGAAGCATCAACAGAATAGAAATTTTCAAACTCGAAATATTTTTTAAAAGCCTGCTCAACCTCTTTTCTTTCATTATTCCTTATCAGGCCGTGGTCGATGAATACGCAGTGCAGCCTATTGCCTATTGCCTTATGCATGAGCACGGCAGCAACCGTAGAGTCAACTCCTCCTGAAGTGGCCATCAGGACATCATTCCTGCCTGCAGTATGCCTGATTTCCTGCATTAACTTTTCTTTCAAATCACTTATATCGAAATCCTTCTCTGCTTTGCAGATATCAAAAACAAAATTAGAGAATATCTTATTTCCCTTCAGCGTGTGCACGACTTCGGGATGGAACTGCAGGCCGTAGATTTTCTTGTCATTGTTTTCAACAGCTGCTACGGGGCATGAGCCTGTGAAAGCAAGCACATCAAAATTCGTGAGCCTGGAGACAGCATCACCGTGGCTCATCCAGACCTGCTCTTTTTTGGACAGGCCTTTCAGCAGCCTGCCGTTTTTCTTAATTTTCAGCTCCGCTTTCCCATACTCCTTAATCTGCTTATTCTCTACCCTGCCGAACTCTTTTCCTATAAGCTGCATGCCGTAGCATATGCCCAGCACAGGAATTCCCAGCCCGAATATTCCCCTATCAGCCATAGGAGAGCACTTATTATAGACAGAAGCAGGCCCGCCTGAGAGGATTATTCCTGCAGGATTGAGTTTCCTTATCTCGTT
Coding sequences within:
- a CDS encoding histidine--tRNA ligase, giving the protein MKKPKGTEDFFPEEMEIRNSIFNLLRNIAGKYGYKEVSSPAFESLDLLTRKEGKEIKEQIFTLEKRGRESLGLRFDLTVPMARMFISRQKSLPKPVKWFSTGRMWRYEQPQKGRLREFYQMSVELFGAGSIYADAEIISLAIDCLVSLGLTEKDFYVKLNSRGLLQAILLQFIPASKLENVIRLIDKREKIGREEFNRELKKETIAYDKINSLLDKGIEDIKPANKDIKNSLDEMKGLMSMLGNKRKFLRFDLSTARGLAYYTGTVFEVFDTGNKYRAIIGGGRYDNLVGMFGGQKAPATGFGLGYATLLLLLEDKGIIPKAEKGVDFYIAPVSGKETGYALQAADNLRNRYCVEVDLMGRNLGNQFKYADKIKARKVIVIGEKELMSGKLTVKDMVSGREQRLSLEDI
- the guaA gene encoding glutamine-hydrolyzing GMP synthase, with product MLAVINFGSQLSHLIARRVRDLGVYSEILPWDMPANEIRKLNPAGIILSGGPASVYNKCSPMADRGIFGLGIPVLGICYGMQLIGKEFGRVENKQIKEYGKAELKIKKNGRLLKGLSKKEQVWMSHGDAVSRLTNFDVLAFTGSCPVAAVENNDKKIYGLQFHPEVVHTLKGNKIFSNFVFDICKAEKDFDISDLKEKLMQEIRHTAGRNDVLMATSGGVDSTVAAVLMHKAIGNRLHCVFIDHGLIRNNERKEVEQAFKKYFEFENFYSVDASAIFLKKLKGITDPEKKRKIIGHTFIEVFEKKARELEEKHPKISFLGQGTIYPDRIESAQPSKEASKIKSHHNLTLPRKMHLRVIEPLKDLYKDGVRKLGKELNIPDEILNRHPFPGPGLGIRVLGEITAERLSILRQADYIFIEELRKSGYYGKVWQALAALFPIKAVGVMGDARTYEYVISLRAVTSIDAMTADWAKLPPSLLEKISSRIVNEVRGVNRVVYDITQKPPGTIEYE